In Ornithodoros turicata isolate Travis chromosome 1, ASM3712646v1, whole genome shotgun sequence, the DNA window ATTCATAAGCGTCGCCAACTCGCTGTAAGAACTCGTCTACATAAGGCCTCTTTAAAACATAAACCTGAAAGCAGAAACATAGTGAATACACAACAGTGACAACACGcagcaaatatatatatacagacaTACACGAGACAAGTTCTGCACCAACACCAATATTGAATAGCAAGCGTGAAGTACTGGAATGAAATCACTGACATTCAAAGTTTCGCTTTTTTTATACTCAAGTAAGCCATCGATACGTTACTCCTTTTCTATTGTTCATTCAACTACGCTGCACAATACCTGTGGCTGCTGCTGTTGATAATGACTGAATGATGGAGAAAAGTATTCTATTTGCCTTTGGGACATATGGCTTTTTGTTAGTCTATGTTTGGGACATATAGCATGTGTAACTGACAGACTGCGTGTTACGCAAAGGTCAGACATGAAAAGAATTTTAGAAAACGCGAAACTTCTTTTCACACTTTTGCACAACAGGTCGCAGTAAGGGCAACTAGGTCCATACCTGGTGGACTGTGCCATCTATTTCAACAGGAACAACGAAGTCTGCATTACTGATGGGCTGCAACAAAGAAAATCAAAGCTACAGCACTCTTATGCTACATTCACCTACAACAAAAAGTCATTACAACTTACGCAGATGTAATAAAGCTCGATGCAAAACTAGATATTACTTTGACACAGTGTTGTTCTCAATGATCTAAAAAAAACTGAGCAGGAAGCTTGCTGCTACCAGGTAGGTCATCTAAAAAAACTGCTTAGTAAAAACCACAATCACAGTTTTAATTTTTTTACCAATATTCTAAGACCTTCCTGCACAGCCTAGAGCTTATGCAGCATCACACACATTTTCGAAATGCAAGGACAGATTGTGGCAACCTCGAGTTGCACATGGAGGATGCGACGTTCAATACAATTTAGCGCGCCCAACCAAGGCAGAAGAgcaaaacagattttagggacaAATTCCTAAACCCACACACATTTTCCATACCTTGAATGAACTATGAACCAGGGTTTCATCTAAGTCAATGATGAGACAAATTTTGTGCACGTCTTGGTGACGCACGGGAGGCAATAGGAACTTTCCCTGCAACTGAAACAGAAAAACGTCAGCAAACACAAGAGTACAAAACATCCTCGCCACAACGGCGAAAAAGCAAGGTCGCAAAATACCGCGCCAACCTTCTCAGCACTTTGCGACGGCGGTAAGAAGGTCTACGACTATATCGCTGCTGGCACAACTACAAAGCCGTCACGGTAGAAGCAACGGTAGCATAGCGTTACACAACACTGGCACTCTAATGATGTAGTGCTTAGTCTTTACCAGGCTAGTGCTACTGATTCTGTTATACTCCTGCACAGCATACTCTCGAGCGAGAGCAGACGCCGGCGCCGGATGCTGGGCCTGTTGCACTTGAGTGATTGCAGACGACAAGTTAGCGACAGGCTGGGACGTTGCTAGCTGCTGTTGTGGCGCTGCCTGTTGCGGACGCGGAAATTTCGGCACCTGTATGACAGGCACAGGAACCTGGATTTCCCAACTTCAGCAATAACTAACCCCTTCTAGCGTTATTGGCAGTCTCCCATCCAAGAGGCACAGCGCTAAACTAATAAAAACTATTTTTTACTCGCGCTTTATTATCACCTACAACAAAAAGTCATTACAACTTACGCAGATGTAATAAAGCTCGATACAAAACTAGATATCTCCCCAATTGCACCATGTATCTTTTCCAATTTTGCTACCACTGCAGAATACTGGAAATGGCAGTACAAAAAGATCTTACATTTTTTGTTATGGTCAGTAGCCTGTTAATCGACAAAAAACTTAGCAATTTTGGCTTTCTGTTGCAAAAGCAGTGCAAAATAGTTGGCTAATCAGGAAACATCGGTGCATGGTCGGAGatgtttttttcctctctcaccCCCTCTCGACAACGAAAGAAGCTAAAAAGGTGTGGCATCAAATCTTCTCACACACGAGAAATTTATTACATGGTGGCAATATAAATTTTCACCGACAGACAGGAAGTTACCACAAACATGGTGCAAAAGCCCAATTGTAAACTGACCTAAGTTGCGTGAAAACCTGCACGCTGAATTCGGGGGAAGTAATTTTTTATTTCCATCATAGATAATGAAAGACCCGCTCGAAAGAACGCTACTATTACTTGCTCATTTGTACTAGCAAAAATGGAAAGCCAATTTTTTAACAATGGTCAAACATTTTACATTTTCTAGCATTTTTAACATTTCTAACAGCAGGCATAGCCAATATCACTAGAATTAGCACAGATAACCAAGAGTAATGGTTTCATTTGCTTCAAAAAACCAATACAATCTCCAAATACTATGTCGCATCTTCCCGCAtgaaaacctttttttttttgtgtaccTCTGAATAAATATCAAAATGCTTCCTACCAATGCCAGTACCATCGAACCCAGCACTTTTTAGCATGCAAATACAATGACGGGGGAGGCCTGAATGGCTGAAAAACGTCGAGTATGCTTTCCATGTATGCAAGCAAAGACGAACTTTTAGGAACCGAGGAAACTGGGCTCACTCTAATCGTACGCACGCTGAAAAATACTGGGGAATACGGTAGTTAGCAGCATACCATATGCTTTAGAATCTTTATAAAATATAGCATAGCATGGCAGAGTAAGCGCCTGTATGAGATCAACTTTTGCTATCGGTACACTACCATACGTGCATTTGCCCAGATAGTATAGCGTGCAGCAAACAATTTGCCATGTGACACAGCAAAAAAAGAGTaatatactccaaaagaggGCAAACACGGTCAAGTAAGTCGTGTGTGTACAAATATACGAACGGGGTGTTGCCCTGTGAATGTCCACCCGTGCCAGCACGCCAAGCTCGGGAATTACTCAACGAAGGCGGAACACTGTGTTGTCCACATAAAGCTCGGAAGGAGATTCAATCACGGTAGCATTCAAAACGATAGAGCATCATAGTGCAAAGTTAAAATGCAAAACGTACAAAATCCTATATTCAAAACAATCAAAATGGCTGCAATAACAGCCACTTGAGTGTAATGTGTCTGGGGGAGCAGCGTCTCAACCGCCCTTTTGATTGTTCTACGTACTGGATTCATATGTTTTGCCTTATAACTTTGAGCTAGCATGTTCActcactttgaaatttaccacgaCTGAATCTATGTCAGAGCTTTATAAGCAGAAAAACAGAATGTTCCATCTGCCCCGAGTAATTCCCCGAGCATGACATGCAGGCACAGGTAGACTTTTACGGGGCAACACCTTGTATATACAAAATGAAATGTCACATGCACTGAGCCACTTGGAGAACATCCATTAAAAGTAAGTCTCACAAACATTCCAAAACACACGGTCAAGAGGGGTTCCTTGTGTTTACAAACAACACGCTGTACATCCGAGTCCACTCACCTTCGGGGAGTATTGTCCATTTTCCTCCGCGATCACCGGGTTGTTAGCACCAGTGCTGTTGCTACCGAAGCAGCAGAGCAGTGTGTTTAGAAAACCTCTCTGTCTGGGCTTTTTTGTTATCGCGGCTGGAGCTGCACCAAAAACGATTTCGGGGAGCAGAGCAAAGGAACACGTCAGCATCACCATCAAAGCATAAACTGTCTTTGAAGCTTAACAGCAACACGAATCAACTACTTTTTCCCTGTCTGCGACAGCCTTTCTAGAAGCGCGGAAAATCCCGCTCAGCAACCAACGAGCCTGCACATGTTCCATATCCTCACGCACatctttgcatttttttttctttttcatacaAATTTTGCAGAAAGTCTTAAGGTCCGAGGCATCCGTAACACGTCGCCCTTGGGAATACTATTGCCAAAGGACACTCAACTTTTATCCTGTCGATGCTTacccaagcagcgcaacatctcggcccaatattggcaataccggcccaatattggtccgacACTGGTCCacgttgtgctgcctgggtaccGACAGATTTGAGCACTCAGCAAGCTCACCAGCGTCACCTCAGCTTGCCACCTTGCTTTCGAGAGGCAGAGAACACGATATAGCTGCACACCTTGAGCTTGTGCCGGTTGGGGCGACGGGGGTGTAGGAAGTTGAACGGGACTGGGAGAACCGGACGACGTGGAGGGATGAGACGCCGAGCCGGCAGAGCCCGGTGAGCCAGCGGACGCGGTCCCAGATTTTGTAGCATCTTGCGTCCGGGCGCCGCTTCCCGGGGTCCCACGAGGGGAAGAGGCTGCGCTTTCTCTCGCTCTCGCCGAGGCAGGGCCCTTATTGGCTGGAAATGTACGGGCATCACCACTACACTAAGTGTGCCCCCAAAAGATGCCCTGCTCGAGCCAGAAAGCATTGTCAAATTGCTGTTACTATTCAGGCTGTAGTTGCACAATAGCGGCAGTTTGCTACGCCTGGCTGACGGCCAAGTAGCCGGCAGCTATTGCCGAGGAAAAGGCAGCTTTTAGGTTCCTTTTTCCGTCAATACGGACCCAACATTAGGGTGGGCTAAGTATTGTGTAAAGTAGGGGTGACCCTATACAATGATGAACAAGCCACTTTTCCTGTGAGACTTCATAGAATCTGAAATCTGTTGCCCACCCTGCAAACAGAAGCTATTCCAAAGTATAAGAGACTAGGCATTTCTTTAAATTGCAGAATTCACTTGAGGGActgaaatggggggggggggggggggggaactagtTTTGGTTCATCCTCCTCTGTTTTTATAGAGAAAGGTTTTTCCGAACATCATTACACTTGCATCATACTGCTGAAACACCTTAACCAACCATACACATCTTTATACAGAAAACGTAACGGGACAATTTAAAATTTGGATATGTATCCAAAAATAAGATATAGAATATTGTAACAACTACAGTTTTTATGCAGCAGGCAGAGGCAGCTTTTCATTCTGTGCAGAGTAGCTCCCGACAACACGCAACAATATGGTCACCATGGGGAAAACACTTGTtacatgttttgttgcaatgccTCCAAAAGCCTTCTCTGCCTGTGCAGAAGGGGTTTTAATGAAACAGCTGTTACACGAGGTAGAAATTTTTGGCCATTTGTCTAGGCTTCTGTTTACACATACTAAAGTGTTCTCCCACATCAAGTCCAAAAAGTTTGCTCTGTGTTTGCAGGACCACAGATTAAACAAAAATGTGAAGACACATTATTCAACAAATATAACAGCCATCTGCAACATCAACATTACACATATTTGCTTCCTCTGCTTGTACCTGGACCTAACATCGTTCCACAGAATTATGGATCAAACTTGCACGGCACAGGGCTATGTCATTCAGTACGGCATTTCTATCATCAATAAGAGCCACTAAAATTGACTTCGGCTGCCATTTGCGTATCTCATAGCAGTAGTTTTCAGCAACTCAATGGTGTCAAGAGAGATGCAAAGGGGCGATCATCCTTGCGTTGCACGTATCCCGCAGGGCTGTTCAAGACTGCTACAATTCTTGCACCTCATAATTATACAAGGGCAACGAGATA includes these proteins:
- the LOC135377468 gene encoding carboxy-terminal domain RNA polymerase II polypeptide A small phosphatase 1-like isoform X4; protein product: MDSTSIITQVNREEEQLTNFPPDRAPAAITKKPRQRGFLNTLLCCFGSNSTGANNPVIAEENGQYSPKVPKFPRPQQAAPQQQLATSQPVANLSSAITQVQQAQHPAPASALAREYAVQEYNRISSTSLLQGKFLLPPVRHQDVHKICLIIDLDETLVHSSFKPISNADFVVPVEIDGTVHQVYVLKRPYVDEFLQRVGDAYECVLFTASLAKYADPVADLLDKWGVFRARLFRESCVFYRGNYVKDLGRLGRDLHRVVIIDNSPASYIFHPDNAVPVGSWFDDMSDTELRDLVPFFEKLSKVDDVYTVLRNSNNAAAGAAVSPAFPMSPGSQMNGSLQSS
- the LOC135377468 gene encoding carboxy-terminal domain RNA polymerase II polypeptide A small phosphatase 1-like isoform X1, whose product is MRQVMVVHIAALRQLGCLRLQYWLAFTTRHTFMANKGPASARARESAASSPRGTPGSGARTQDATKSGTASAGSPGSAGSASHPSTSSGSPSPVQLPTPPSPQPAQAQAPAAITKKPRQRGFLNTLLCCFGSNSTGANNPVIAEENGQYSPKVPKFPRPQQAAPQQQLATSQPVANLSSAITQVQQAQHPAPASALAREYAVQEYNRISSTSLLQGKFLLPPVRHQDVHKICLIIDLDETLVHSSFKPISNADFVVPVEIDGTVHQVYVLKRPYVDEFLQRVGDAYECVLFTASLAKYADPVADLLDKWGVFRARLFRESCVFYRGNYVKDLGRLGRDLHRVVIIDNSPASYIFHPDNAVPVGSWFDDMSDTELRDLVPFFEKLSKVDDVYTVLRNSNNAAAGAAVSPAFPMSPGSQMNGSLQSS
- the LOC135377468 gene encoding carboxy-terminal domain RNA polymerase II polypeptide A small phosphatase 1-like isoform X3 yields the protein MRQVMVVHIAALRQLGCLRLQYWLAFTTRHTFMANKGPASARARESAASSPRGTPGSGARTQDATKSGTASAGSPGSAGSASHPSTSSGSPSPVQLPTPPSPQPAQAQAPAAITKKPRQRGFLNTLLCCFGSNSTGANNPVIAEENGQYSPKLQGKFLLPPVRHQDVHKICLIIDLDETLVHSSFKPISNADFVVPVEIDGTVHQVYVLKRPYVDEFLQRVGDAYECVLFTASLAKYADPVADLLDKWGVFRARLFRESCVFYRGNYVKDLGRLGRDLHRVVIIDNSPASYIFHPDNAVPVGSWFDDMSDTELRDLVPFFEKLSKVDDVYTVLRNSNNAAAGAAVSPAFPMSPGSQMNGSLQSS
- the LOC135377468 gene encoding carboxy-terminal domain RNA polymerase II polypeptide A small phosphatase 1-like isoform X2 — its product is MKIGEANKGPASARARESAASSPRGTPGSGARTQDATKSGTASAGSPGSAGSASHPSTSSGSPSPVQLPTPPSPQPAQAQAPAAITKKPRQRGFLNTLLCCFGSNSTGANNPVIAEENGQYSPKVPKFPRPQQAAPQQQLATSQPVANLSSAITQVQQAQHPAPASALAREYAVQEYNRISSTSLLQGKFLLPPVRHQDVHKICLIIDLDETLVHSSFKPISNADFVVPVEIDGTVHQVYVLKRPYVDEFLQRVGDAYECVLFTASLAKYADPVADLLDKWGVFRARLFRESCVFYRGNYVKDLGRLGRDLHRVVIIDNSPASYIFHPDNAVPVGSWFDDMSDTELRDLVPFFEKLSKVDDVYTVLRNSNNAAAGAAVSPAFPMSPGSQMNGSLQSS